In Aphelocoma coerulescens isolate FSJ_1873_10779 chromosome 23, UR_Acoe_1.0, whole genome shotgun sequence, a genomic segment contains:
- the XKR8 gene encoding XK-related protein 8 isoform X1, protein MSSRAAPPRFGPLQLALAAAGTAAAALDLCMDGWVAAEYARCGQPGWAALSLSLLAAASAAAQACSWLWLRSDPPALRPAVPVALLAALHLLQLGFFFRCLHALKVGWKVCWAKAEEEDEQRHMAFLSHDISMLRLFETFLENTPQLTLLLYIILRTNKAELSQGLGIGTAFLCVSWSLLDYHQSLRSFLQDKYELSLGSSIIYFLWNLFLICPRILVVALFALLWPYGVALHFPLVWLAMFLWVSLQGTDFMESSGPEQLYRAMVAVILYFSWFNVAQGRTLYRSIIYHGFILVDSTLLTLAWLWGWAPSEEYSYLLPVVSAALPCYLLGLGLRVTYYKWLHPNMQVQQEGSYDEVDASGGSGGLEFHSFLEPDLVNRRMQWLAQTQFPLSQPARQHFVNGAAAVESAV, encoded by the exons ATGTCTTCGCGAGCTGCCCCGCCGCGGTTCGGGCCGCTGCAGTtggcgctggcggcggcggggacggcggcggcagcgctggACCTGTGCATGGACGGGTGGGTGGCGGCGGAGTACGCGCGGTGCGGGCAGCCCGGCTGGGCTGCGCTGTCGTTGTCGCTGctcgccgccgcctcggccgcCGCCCAGGCCTGCAGCTGGCTCTGGCTGCGCTCCGACCCGCCCGCGCTGCGCCCCGCCGTGCCCGTAGCGCTGCTCGCCGCCCTCCACCTCCTACAGCTCGGCTTTTTCTTTAG gtgccTCCATGCTCTGAAGGTGGGCTGGAAGGTGTGCTGGGcaaaggcagaggaggaggatgagcagAGACACATGGCCTTCCTCTCCCACGACATCAGCATGCTGCGTCTCTTCGAGACCTTCCTGGAGAACACCCCACAGCTCACCCTGCTCCTCTACATTATCCTGCGGACAAACAAGGCTGAGCTCTCCCAGG GCCTGGGAATCGGCACCGCATTCCTGTGTGTGTCCTGGTCTCTGCTGGACTACCATCAGTCCCTGCGCTCCTTCCTACAGGACAAGTATGAGCTGAGCCTGGGCTCTTCCATCATCTACTTCCTATGGAACCTCTTCCTCATCTGTCCCCGCATCCTGGTGGTTGCCCTCTTTGCCCTGCTCTGGCCCTATGGTGTGGCTCTCCATTTCCCACTTGTGTGGCTGGCCATGTTCCTCTGGGTCAGCCTGCAGGGCACGGACTTCATGGAATCATCCGGCCCCGAGCAGCTTTACCGGGCCATGGTGGCTGTGATCCTCTACTTCAGCTGGTTCAATGTGGCACAGGGGAGGACACTGTACCGCAGCATCATCTACCATGGCTTCATCCTGGTGGACAGCACGCTGCTGACCCTTgcctggctctggggctgggctccCTCTGAGGAGTACTCATACCTCCTCCCAGTGGTCTccgctgccctgccctgctacctgctggggctggggctgagggtCACCTACTACAAGTGGCTGCACCCCAACATGCAGGTGCAGCAGGAAGGGAGCTACGACGAGGTGGATGCCAGTGGAGGGAGTGGTGGGCTGGAATTTCACTCGTTCTTGGAACCAGACCTTGTGAACAGGCGGATGCAGTGGCTTGCCCAGACCCAgttccccttgtcccagccagCACGGCAGCACTTCGTGaatggggctgctgctgtggagTCTGCTGTCTGA
- the XKR8 gene encoding XK-related protein 8 isoform X2, which translates to MSSRAAPPRFGPLQLALAAAGTAAAALDLCMDGCLHALKVGWKVCWAKAEEEDEQRHMAFLSHDISMLRLFETFLENTPQLTLLLYIILRTNKAELSQGLGIGTAFLCVSWSLLDYHQSLRSFLQDKYELSLGSSIIYFLWNLFLICPRILVVALFALLWPYGVALHFPLVWLAMFLWVSLQGTDFMESSGPEQLYRAMVAVILYFSWFNVAQGRTLYRSIIYHGFILVDSTLLTLAWLWGWAPSEEYSYLLPVVSAALPCYLLGLGLRVTYYKWLHPNMQVQQEGSYDEVDASGGSGGLEFHSFLEPDLVNRRMQWLAQTQFPLSQPARQHFVNGAAAVESAV; encoded by the exons ATGTCTTCGCGAGCTGCCCCGCCGCGGTTCGGGCCGCTGCAGTtggcgctggcggcggcggggacggcggcggcagcgctggACCTGTGCATGGACGG gtgccTCCATGCTCTGAAGGTGGGCTGGAAGGTGTGCTGGGcaaaggcagaggaggaggatgagcagAGACACATGGCCTTCCTCTCCCACGACATCAGCATGCTGCGTCTCTTCGAGACCTTCCTGGAGAACACCCCACAGCTCACCCTGCTCCTCTACATTATCCTGCGGACAAACAAGGCTGAGCTCTCCCAGG GCCTGGGAATCGGCACCGCATTCCTGTGTGTGTCCTGGTCTCTGCTGGACTACCATCAGTCCCTGCGCTCCTTCCTACAGGACAAGTATGAGCTGAGCCTGGGCTCTTCCATCATCTACTTCCTATGGAACCTCTTCCTCATCTGTCCCCGCATCCTGGTGGTTGCCCTCTTTGCCCTGCTCTGGCCCTATGGTGTGGCTCTCCATTTCCCACTTGTGTGGCTGGCCATGTTCCTCTGGGTCAGCCTGCAGGGCACGGACTTCATGGAATCATCCGGCCCCGAGCAGCTTTACCGGGCCATGGTGGCTGTGATCCTCTACTTCAGCTGGTTCAATGTGGCACAGGGGAGGACACTGTACCGCAGCATCATCTACCATGGCTTCATCCTGGTGGACAGCACGCTGCTGACCCTTgcctggctctggggctgggctccCTCTGAGGAGTACTCATACCTCCTCCCAGTGGTCTccgctgccctgccctgctacctgctggggctggggctgagggtCACCTACTACAAGTGGCTGCACCCCAACATGCAGGTGCAGCAGGAAGGGAGCTACGACGAGGTGGATGCCAGTGGAGGGAGTGGTGGGCTGGAATTTCACTCGTTCTTGGAACCAGACCTTGTGAACAGGCGGATGCAGTGGCTTGCCCAGACCCAgttccccttgtcccagccagCACGGCAGCACTTCGTGaatggggctgctgctgtggagTCTGCTGTCTGA